In Glycine soja cultivar W05 chromosome 10, ASM419377v2, whole genome shotgun sequence, the genomic stretch attaatgCATCTGGAAATTAGAATAAAGTTTTATAAATAGGGACAGAAGGGCTAATtgaaaatagtattaaaaaatatccttTGATCACATTAGTATAGTTACTGCTTATTGTAAGTTAAGATAAATTCAAGATTGAGCAGCCATACATGatattcagtttttattttgttagcaAAATCCAATTATAATAATGTTCACCTTTAAAATTGACAAGTTATTTCTTCCAGTTTGGTATTGGTCTTATGGTGCATTACTTTCACAGGTCTTTCGACATGCGGCTGAGTGTGGTTCTCAGTCTGATAGTAGtacaatcttaattttttagataTAACACACAATTTCTGAAAATGCATTTTGACTGAGAGCTGTGTTgcctattcaaaatttgtatGTGATGCAACATTTTATGATGAACTATTGAATGTTATCTTCGATTTTGTGATATATGAAAATgaccttttaattattatatatttgtaagCTTCTAACTCATGTTaccttatattatattatatgatttatATGAAATTAGAGGCTATGTAATTACTGACATAAGCATGATTATCTAATCTTTTTACTTAATGACGTTGTTTTACTTTTCCAGATCATGATATTGTTGCAAGCTTTTATGTGCAGAAGCCAGTTTCATTGCTAGAAGACAACATCTTGCTACTTTCTAAGGACATTTTTGAAGAGATAGGGGTTCCCTCTACCAAAGTACCTCCCTCACTAGTTtccttttatgaaattttttaatatttgatattgttatcattcttatatttaaaatcagGTGGTCATCTTGTCCCTAGATCCCTTACCACGGTCAAACACGACAAAAGTGGTGTTTGCAGTTGATCCTGATGGTAAATATTCAGAAATGTCTGCAGCTGCCATTAGTTTGATAAGAGCATCATTTAAATACCTGGTTATACGCCAATCATATCTCCAGCTCACTACATCCTTGTTTGGTGTTCCCTCTGTTTTTGAGGTGCTGAAATTTAAAGGAGGGATCACTATCATTCCACAACAGAGTGTGTTCCCTCTGCAAACGGTGCAAACGTTATTCAACTTTACTTTGAATTTTTCCATTTATGAAATACAATCAATTTTTGATGAGCTGACAAGTCAGCTGAAGTCTGGACTACATTTGGCACCTTATGAGGTTTGTCACTATCATCTCTCTTCTTACTGTTTTTGTTGTATGGCTTTtgattgtaattattttatgtGCCTTCTATTCTAATGTTCAACTTCAGTTCTGATGTTATGTCAAATCTGTGAATACCGCTATGTTCTTGTGTAATTACTCTATGTGGATTCTGTTGTGGGATCTGTGTCAGTTTGATATTAGACTCTAagcagaaaaaataataaatagcatGAAAAATAAGCAAGCTTTCTTGCGTGTACTataatctttttatttcatGATGATGAGAAGAGTATACTATCCCTGCCTAATATACATTACTTGCTCTTAATACTTGGAAGATTTCCAATGATATACTGGTCTCACCAAGCTGATTTTCTTGTTGGTATGCAGAACTTGTATGTCATCTTATCAAATTCTGAAGGTTCTACAGTTACTGCTCCTACTGTTGTTCAATCATCTGTCCTACTTGCAGTTGGGATTCCACCATCAAAGGAGAGGCTAAAGCAACTGGCACAAACCATAATGGGACATCATTCATGGAACCTTGGGTTGAATAACACTCAATTTGGTAGGGTTAAGCAGGTTCGACTTTCATCTATCTGGCAACACTCCCTTCATGGCAATGGTGGTAATGGCTCACCTTCCCCTGCCCCTCAGCCTCATCCCCATCCtcaccaccatcaccaccaccaccaccaccatcaccatcaccatcaccaccaTAGTCACCACCACCATGCCCACGTATTTCCTGAAACTTCACCTGCACCTGCACCTACACCTACACCTACAACTGGGGAAGATTCTACTTCACACAATTTTGGTGCCCCTGCTGCCCCTGCGAGAAGTTTGCCTGCTCCATGGAGAAGTTCTTATGCTCAACCTCCTAATTGTCGATTTGAGCATAGAAAGAGATCTCCCCGGAATACTCAAAAACATGCTCATCTAACACCTGCAGTTTCCCCTACTAATGTTCCACATTATCCTGTTGCCTCACCAGGAGTTGGACCCCCAGCACATCATGGCTTTCATTCTTTGGTTCCTGCTTTGAGTCCTTTACCAAATGTAGCATTTGCACATGCTGAGCCCCCTCCTAAGAATGATTCATCAGCTGAACGTCCTAAATCACATTTTCAATGGCCATCACCGTCTTTTTGTGAgtatttttaatgataattatttgcATTAGCTAACATATTAACTCTAAGAGGCAACAAATgttacaatttttgttttttttgcatTCCCATgttttaatatatcatttatcAACAATCCTGGAGTTAGAAATGGTAAGCTTGATGAAGTTGAGCTTTCAACTTTCAAGGCATGTAGGAAAAGGAGGAATCTTCTCATTGTGTATGGGCTCAAACTAACACCTCCGCATATGTTCTGAAAAGGTTCTTTCACTGTTTTGCATTTAAGCACACTTTCATGCTAGGGACATACAGTGTATAGACTATAGAATCTACtactttgcttttgtttttatttgccctctttttTTTCTCCGATCAAAATGTTCTTCATCTTGAAGACCGGCAGACTTGAAATGGAGGTTTCTAGTTCTTCAGTATTAAATTAGGATTCCAACATCATATTGTTTGATACATTCTTAACTATTGAGTGAATTTTATAAGGGTCCTACTAAAGAGCGCAGATTTAGGTTTTTTTACATGAAATTCATCTGATAAAGAGTGAGTTGgaactactaaaaaaagagtttgaaAAAGTATGTTACTAACCTCTATCTCACTTGCTCTTCCTTATGTTTGATTATTCCCTTCGTGATTGCCTGAG encodes the following:
- the LOC114371916 gene encoding uncharacterized protein LOC114371916 — encoded protein: MGKPGEHHPLPSYSAAEDQRRNAAPPPGCAVGLRCLVVMLFSVAVFLSPLFWLPPFAHFADPKDLHLDSKYKDHDIVASFYVQKPVSLLEDNILLLSKDIFEEIGVPSTKVVILSLDPLPRSNTTKVVFAVDPDGKYSEMSAAAISLIRASFKYLVIRQSYLQLTTSLFGVPSVFEVLKFKGGITIIPQQSVFPLQTVQTLFNFTLNFSIYEIQSIFDELTSQLKSGLHLAPYENLYVILSNSEGSTVTAPTVVQSSVLLAVGIPPSKERLKQLAQTIMGHHSWNLGLNNTQFGRVKQVRLSSIWQHSLHGNGGNGSPSPAPQPHPHPHHHHHHHHHHHHHHHHHSHHHHAHVFPETSPAPAPTPTPTTGEDSTSHNFGAPAAPARSLPAPWRSSYAQPPNCRFEHRKRSPRNTQKHAHLTPAVSPTNVPHYPVASPGVGPPAHHGFHSLVPALSPLPNVAFAHAEPPPKNDSSAERPKSHFQWPSPSFSSAGCVGTVKWTSLVFLVVVLLV